A segment of the Prochlorococcus sp. RS04 genome:
TATGAAACATGCCACAGGCAGAGGTCCTGAAAGAGTTGTTACTGAAGATATGGAATTTACAGGATTAGGAGCAAATGCTCATGTAATTGTTTTTTGTGAGCAAGAATTAATAGATAAAATGAGAGATAACATCAGGGACGATTTAAGCTACTACGGAGGAGTAGCTTATATTTCTGAAGCAACACCTCTTTAAATTAAAGCAGAAATATTTTTTAAGAATGAATCCAATCTACTCTTATATTTTTTCTACTATTTAAATATCTATCAATTGACATCGCAGCAATACATCCATCAGAAGCCGCAACGACTGCTTGCTTAAATGGTGTATTTCTTATATCTCCAATAGCCCATACTCCATCAGAGTTTGTAGACATAAAGTCATCGACAATTACTCCTCCGTCTTCTTTTAAAGCAATTTGATCACCTAAAAAATCAGTAATAGGCTTTGAACCACTCATATATACAAAGACTCCATCTAAATTTAAATTGATAGGATTTTCTTCTTGCTTATTTTTTACAACAACACCATTTACACCCATATCATCGCCCAATATCTCCAATAATCTTGTTCTACTCCAATGTTTTATATTTGAATTATCCATCAATTCCATAGCTTCTTCATTATCTGATTTAGGGTCACTTGATGTAATCCAATGCACAGTTGATGCAAATTTAGTTAGGACAGTTGCCTCTTCAATTGCCTCCTTGTTTACTCCAACAACGGCAACTTCTCTATTTTTATAAAAAGCCCCATCACATGTAGCACAATAACTTACTCCTTTGCCAAGAAAATCCGCTTCGCCCTTAAATGATGCAGGCCTACCCATTGCACCACTTGCAAGTACAAGTGCTTTAGCTTTGAAAGTGCCTTCAGGTGTATAAACCATTTTCCATTCACCACTAGCGTCTATTCCGAACACTTGTGCTCTTCTATAGTCTGTACCATATTGCACAGCCTGTTCTCTCATTAAAGTAAGTAATTTCTCCCCACTTATATCAACCGGAACACCTGGATAATTAGCTATTTGATGGGTTATTGCTAAGGCTCCAACAGATGGATTTTTATCTAAAATTACTGTCTTTAAGTTTGAACGAGATGTATAAAGTGCGCAAGTACATCCGGCCGGGCCTCCTCCGATAATAACTACATCTGACTCAATGATTTCCAATTTAATAAAACTCCTTTTTAGTAGTTAATTAGATGAGCTCTTGGTTAGAAGAAATCTTTAATGTAAATACCTAACCATGTTTATAAATATAAGTTAAAAGAAAAAAGAGAAAAAAGCATAATATAGAAACAAACTTACATAGGAAAAACATAAAAAATTAAATATCAAAATGATCAGTTACGTGAAATGTTCTGTATTGATCTATTATTAGTTCATATCGAAACAAAAATTGCCGAAGAAACAATATATTTTTTATGACCAACTCTGACTACATTTTAAAAGCTGCCATTAAGAAAGTAACCGAAAAATTAAACGAGATATTAGTTGAAAAAATTGAAGAAGCAACAAATATTGCTCAGGATGCTCCAGAAATTTTCAAAAAAAAATTTGATAGTTTAAAAGAATCCATAATCGAAGAAGCCTCAAGAATGGAAAAAGCGGAAAATATTCAAGAGAATGAGTCCTCAAATACTTATCAAGATTCCAAAATAAAAAAAGCTTTATATGAAATTGAAGGTATCAGTAAGCAAATTGATCTCCTTAATCAAACTATAAATAATCAAATTAAATGAGTTATCACATTTTTCATTATCGTTTAAAAAAATTGAAGAGAGCCTTTCTTATTTGGATAACTCTGATTTCGCTTTTAACAATTTTGTGGATAGATAATATTAGATTTACAATTTTCCAAACTAAAAGTAATGAAAAAAGTAGGGTCCAAATTCAAAGAGCTAGGTGGTTTACTAATCAATTAATAAAGCTTGGTTCAGCATTTATTAAAATTGGACAATTATTATCAGCGAGACCTGATTTGATTCCTAATACCTGGATACAGGAATTGTCTAAATTGCAGGATCAAGTTCCTAATTTTTCATTTGCGCAAGTTGAAGAAACTATAAGAGATGAACTAGGGTCTAAGTTTAATGAAATAGATCAAATAATATGTGATCCGGTTGGATCAGCATCACTAGCTCAGGTTCATAGAGCGACTTTAAAAAATGGTAAGAAAGTGGTATTTAAAGTTCAAAGACCCAATTTAAAAGAATTGTTTATTATCGATTTGGGCATAATGCAGCAAATAGCAGGATTGTTACAGAAAAACAAGAATTGGAGTCGAGGTAGAAACTGGGTTGAAATTGCTAGAGAGTGTAGGAAAGTTCTCATGAAAGAGCTTGATTTTAATTGTGAAGCACAATATGCAGCAAGATTTAGACAGCAATTTCTTGATGATGAAAATGTTGAAGTCCCTGAAGTAATTTGGGATATGAGCAGTGAAAAAGTTCTTTGTTTAAGTTATTTAGAAGGAACAAAAATAAGCGATTTAGAAAAATTACAATCAAAAGAAATTGATTTACCTAAGATTGCTGAAGTAGGTGCCATCAGCTATTTAAAACAATTAGTAAATTATGGTTTTTTTCATGCAGACCCCCATCCAGGGAATCTAGCAGTTTCAAATGAAGGTAAATTGATTTTTTATGATTTTGGAATGATGGGCAATATCTCAAATAATCTTCAAACAAGATTAGGGGGGATGGTTAAGGCTGCTGCTCTTAGAGACGCCTCATCACTTGTTAGTCAATTACAACAAGCTGGTCTAATTTCAAAAGATATAGATGTAGGCCCAGTCAGAAGATTAGTCAGATTGATGCTTAAAGAAGCCTTAACTCCTCCATTTAGTCCAAATATTATCGAAAAATTATCTGGAGATTTATACGAACTTGTTTATGAAACACCATTTCAACTGCCAGTAGATTTAATCTTTGTGATGAGAGCTTTATCAACTTTTGAGGGAGTTGGTAGAATGCTTGACCCAGGGTTTAACCTTGTATCAGTTACAAAGCCTTATTTAATAGAACTTATGACTTCGAATAATCAAACTCCCAACGATTTAATTAACCAATTTGGAAGGCAAGTAGGTGAACTAGGATCAAAAGCTGTTGGGATTCCCAAAAGAATAGATGAAAGTTTAGAAAGATTAGAGCAGGGCGATTTACAACTGCAAATAAGAATGGGAGAGTCTGATAGACAATTCAAAAAAATGTTTACTGCTCAAAAAACTTTAGGCCATTCAATTCTTATAGGAAGCTTATCAATTGCATCTGCTTTACTTGTAACCAATAAACAAAATAATTTTGCATTATTGCCAATTATTTTTGCACTACCAATAAGTATTGACTGGATAAAGTGCCAATTAAGTATGAGAAAAGGCTCACGTTTAGAAAAACTTAAGCGCTAAAAAACTATATATTTTTGGGACCTAAACCTAAAGCTCCAGCAAATCTTGCTTGATTTCCCAATTCCTCCTCAATTTTTAAAAGCCTATTGTATTTTGCAATCCTTTCACTTCTGCTCAAAGAGCCTGTCTTGATCTGACCCGATCTTGTGGCGACAGATAAATCTGCAATTGTTGTATCTTCAGTCTCACCACTCCTATGACTAATAACACTTGTGAAACCAGACATTTTAGCTAACTCAATAGCTTCCAAAGTTTCAGTTAATGTTCCAATTTGATTTACCTTTATTAGGATTGAATTAGCAGATTTTTCCATAATCCCTTTCCTTAACCTTTCTGTGTTAGTAACGAATAAATCATCACCTACAAGCTGAACTTTATTACCTAATTCTTTGTTTAATTCTGACCAACCCTCCCAATCATCCTCAGCTAAACCGTCCTCTATTGAAACTATTGGATAATTAGAAACTAGTTTTGAAAGATATGAAATCATTTCAGAACTATTTAAACTTTTCCCTTCATATTTATAAGTACCATCACTATAAAATTCAGTGCTAGCAGCGTCTAAAGCTAAAGATACCTGCTCACCCGGCTTGAACCCGGCTTTTTGAATTGCTTCTAATAATAAGTCCCCTGCCTCTTCGCTTGATGACAAATTCGGGGCAAATCCACCCTCATCGCCTACAGCAGTAGATAGACCTTTTTGATCAAGTAATGATTTTAATGAGTGAAAAATTTCAGTACCCATTCTTAATGATTCACTGAAATTATTAACTCCATGTGGGACGAGCATAAATTCCTGAAAATCAAGACTATTTGGTGCATGAGCGCCACCATTTATTACATTCATCAATGGGACTGGAAGAAGATTGGATAATGGATCTCCAAGATATCTATATAGGGGAATGTCTAAAGCATTTGCTGATGCTCTAGCAGTTGCAAGACTTACTGCAAGGATTGAATTTGCTCCAAGGTTAGACTTATTAGGAGTTCCATCAATTTCAATCATTAATTTATCTACTGCAGTTTGATCTAAAGATGACAAACCACATAAAGCTGGCGATATTGTTTCATGAATTTTATTAACAGCATTCAAAACTCCTTTCCCCATATATTTTGAACCACCATCTCTTAATTCATGCGCCTCATGAGCACCAGTGCTAGCTCCGCTGGGAACAATTGCTCTACCAGTTGCACCACATTCCAAAAATACTTCTGCCTCTACAGTTGGATTACCTCTTGAATCAAGGACTTGCCTTGCTTCAACAGTATCAATAAGAAAATCAATAGTTTCTTTCACAATTTAATTATTACTATTTAAATCCTATTAATAGCTGAACTATTTGGCTAATATCTGAAATATATTTGTTAACCAACTATAATTTTTAATTTTATAAGAGCTTAGATATTATTTAACGTTTTTTTCATTCTAAAGTTCCCGCAAATCCTCTCATCTAAATAATTTTCAAATTCATCTTACAATTTGAAAATTATTGGATGATTATTAATGCAGATCCTATTTAGAATATTAATTAATAATCAACTATAGATTTTATAGTTTATGAGAGAAACACTTACATCCAGTCCTGAACTATTTAGCGATATTAGTTGGAATCTCCTTTTATTAGGGGAAGAAACCGCAAAAAAATGGGATCATAGCGAATTTAATATTGAACACATAATTCATACATTATTCTCATCAAGTGAATTCTTTGCCTTCATTGAAAAATTATCAATTGACCAAGATACAGTTTTAGACATAACAGAAGATTTTTTAGAAGAGACACCAACAAATGAGTCAGATATTTTTACTATCGGAGAAGATTTAGAAATTTTATTAGATAATGCGAATCAGATTAAAACTCAATGGGGATCGAGATTAATAGAAATCCCTCATTTACTTATTGCTCTTGGAAGAGATTTAAGAATTGGAAATTATGTTTTTGAAGAAGGAAACCTTTCAATGGAACAATTAGAGGAAGAATTAAAGTTTTACCCAAATATTAATCAATCAAAAAATTCTTTTAATTATGGGAATGTAATTGAAATAAATAATCAATCTAATTTTGAATCAAAAAACGAGACTAACGAGACTTTTGTAAAAGAAGAAAAATTTAAAAAAGCTATTGTTCCATTACCAAAAAGTGAACTTAAAATTGAACCCAAAAAACAAGTTGGAAAAGATGAAAATGCTCTTTCAATTTATGGAAAAGATTTAACAGAATCAGCTAAAAAAGGCTTACTGGATCCCGTTTTAGGAAGAGAAAATGAGATCAATAATTTAATGAGGGTACTCTGCAGAAGAAACAAAAATAACCCTATACTTATTGGAAACCCTGGAGTTGGTAAAACCTCAATTGCAAAATTACTTGCTCAATTAATTGTAGAAAAAAAAGTTCCTGATACTTTAAAGGACTTAAAAATTATTTCACTTGACTTAGGTGCATTAGTTTCTGGGACCAAATTTAGAGGTCAACTAGAGGAAAGACTGAGTTTAATAATGCAGGAACTAAATAATCCAAACCAAGGAATGATTCTATTTATTGATGAAATTCACTCAATATTAAGTTCTGACAGATCTTCTACCGACATCAGCAATATCTTAAAACCTTTACTAGCTGAAGGAGAACTTAGATGTATCGGCACAACAACACCTGAGAAATTTCGTGAAACTATTGAAAAAGATCAGGCATTAAATAATTGCTTTCAAAAGATAGCTGTTAATGAACCTTCAGTAGAATTAAGCGCAAAAATATTACAAGGGATCAAAAAGAAATATGAATCACATCATGGCATAAAAATTTCTGAAGAGGCTGTGAACTATTCTGCAAAATTGGCCGATAGATACATCAGCGATAAATGTCTCCCTGATAGTGCAATAGATTTAATTGATGAAGCAGCTGCACAGTTGAAAATCGAGTCTAATAATATGCCTCAAATCATTCTCCAACAAGAAAACAAACTTAATACTATTGATGAAAAATTGAATAATTTGCAAGGAGAAAATATCGAAGCTCAAGAAAAACTATTTAATAATAGACAACAATCAGAGGCAAAATTGAACGTTCTTTTGGAAAATTGGAACAATTTACGTGAAGAAATGGAGGAATTATCTATTTTAATGAAAGAAGAAGATAAGCTAACCAAACAAATAAATGATAAATCAAATCGCGAAATTGAAAATGATCTAGAGTATTTAGAAAAGCTTGAAGAAGAGTTAAGTGAAGTAGAGAATGACATACAAAAACTTGAAGAGAACTTTAATAAAATAAAGAAAAATAGAAATTTCCCTTTTAAATATCAAGTTGAACCTGATGATATTGCAGATGTTATATCAAAAATCACAGGTATTCCAATTTCTAAAGTAGTTTCAAATGAACGTAAGAAATTAGTCAATCTAGAAACAGAACTAAGTGAAAAAGTTATTGGACAAGAAAAAGCCATAGAAGCTGTTTCTGCTGCAATTAGAAGAGCTCGAGTTGGTATGAAAAGTCCTAAAAGACCTATTGGATCTTTTTTATTTATGGGTCCTACTGGTGTTGGGAAAACAGAATTAGCAAAATCTCTTGCAAGAGTTTTATTTGATGAAGAAGACGCACTTTTAAGATTAGATATGAGTGAATATATGGAGAAAAATGCCGTAGCAAGACTTTTAGGAGCACCCCCAGGTTATGTTGGTTATGAAGAGGGAGGTCAATTAACTGAAGCTGTAAGACGTAAACCCTATTCAGTAATACTTCTTGATGAGATAGAAAAAGCACATGCAGAAGTATTTAATATCCTTTTGCAAGTCTTAGACGAAGGAAGATTAACGGACTCTCAAGGAAGGACCGTAGATTTCAAAAATACGGTAATCATTATGACAAGTAACCTAGCTGGTAAATCTATACTTGAGTATTCACAAAAGATTTCTAAAAGTGAGGGAAAGTTAGAAAAAGATCAACAAACTCTTGATGATTCAATTAGTAATGCATTGTCTTCAATTTTTAGACCTGAATTTTTAAATAGGATTGACGAAGTGGTAAAGTTTGAACCATTATCTATTGATGAACTTCAAAAAATAATCATTCTACAAACAGAAGATTTAAAGAACCTGCTACTTGAGCAGAAAATAAATATCGCTATAGACAAAAAAGTTATCAACAAAATTGCAAACGATTCTTACGAACCTGAATATGGTGCTAGGCCACTTAGCAGGGAACTTAGAAGACAAATAGAAAATCCCTTGGCTGCAAAACTTTTAGAGGATAACTTCAAAAATAAAAAAAATATAACAATTAAACTTAACCCTGCTAAAAAAGATGAGATCGTTTTCAAACCTAGCTGAGGAGTAAATCAATAAGCTAAAATAAAAACTAAAGCATAAAGCTTAATTTCAAAAAAATTTTGTGACAAGTCCTACTACTAATAAAGAACCTCTTAAACAGGATTCTCCTGAAGTTGAAGAGCCTAAAAAAAAGAATAATTTTTTTAGATCTACCTACGATGAGCTTAAACTTGTCGTGTGGCCTAACAAACAACAACTTTTTAGCGAATCAGTAGCAGTTATAATTATGGTATCTTTTTCTGCTGCAGCCATTGCTTCTGTTAGCAGATTCTATGGATGGGCAGCCTCGCAAATTTTTGGTTGAATTTTCTCCCGAATATCCATTTATAAAGACCTTAATTAAGCTTCCAGAAAAATGAGTAATGAATTAACTACAAACCTTGCTTCTTCAAAAGCAAATACAAGCATCGCAAGATGGTATGCAGTCCAAGTAGCATCAAGCTGTGAAAAAAAAGTAAAAGCAACTCTTGAGCAGAGATCAGTAACTTTAGGTGTTAATAATAGAATCATTGAAATTGAAATTCCCCAAACTCCAGGAATTAAATTAAAAAAAGATGGAAGCAGACAAACTACTGAAGAAAAAGTTTTCCCAGGTTATGTACTCGTAAGAATGATATTGGATGAAGATACAATGATGGCTGTTAAAAGTACTCCTAATGTAATTAACTTTGTCGGTGCTGAAGACGGTAGAGGCAGCGGAAGATCGCGAGGTCATATCAAACCTCGACCATTATCAAGACAAGAAGTTAATAGAATCTTTAAGCGCGCATCAGAGAAAAAAGCTGTAATCAAGTTAGATATTGAAGAAAAAGATAGAATCATTGTAACTAGCGGTCCATTCAAGGATTTCCAGGGAGAAGTTATAGAAGTTTCCGGAGAAAGAAATAAATTAAAAGCATTACTTTCAATATTTGGGCGCGAGACTCCTGTAGAATTAGAATTCTCCCAAATCAATAAACAAAATTAATTTCTAATTGTTCTTGTTTATCGAGTAAAATTATGATTTTCTACTCCAGCTTAAATTCTCTAATCTAATGGCAAAAAAAATTGTTGCAGTTATCAAGCTTGCTCTACAAGCAGGCAAAGCAAATCCTGCTCCTCCTGTAGGGCCCGCTTTAGGACAACATGGTGTCAATATCATGGCATTTTGCAAAGAATACAACGCAAGGACACAAGATAAAGCAGGTTTTGTAATTCCAGTCGAGATTTCTGTTTTTGAAGATAGAAGCTTTACTTTTATCACAAAAACACCTCCTGCTTCCGTCTTAATAACAAAAGCAGCTGGTATAGAGAAAGGTTCAGGTGAATCCGCAAAAGGCTCTGTTGGGAATATAAGTAAAGCTCAATTAGAAGAAATAGCCAAAACTAAGCTTCCTGATCTAAACTGTTCTAGTGTTGAATCTGCAATGAAAGTAATTGAGGGTACTGCTCGTAATATGGGCGTCTCTATCACTGATTGAGTTCAATACACAATTTCTCACTATTTAGGGGAGGTTATTTAATAACCGTTTGCACCCAATATTATTATGAAAAAACTATCTAAAAGAATGGCGGCTCTATCAACAAAGATAGAAGATCGCATTTACGCACCACTTGAAGCTCTTAGTATTATCAAGGAAAATGCTAATGCAAAATTTGATGAAACTATTGAAGCACATATACGTCTAGGTATTGATCCAAAATATACTGATCAACAATTAAGGACCACTGTTGCATTACCACATGGTACTGGCCAAAGCATCAAAATTGCAGTAATTACAAGCGGTGAGAATGTATCGAAAGCTAAGGCTGCTGGTGCAGATTTATTTGGCGAAGAAGATCTTGTAGAAAGCATCAACAAAGGAAATATGGAGTTTGATCTACTTATAGCAACTCCAGATATGATGCCAAAGGTTGCAAAATTAGGAAGAGTTTTAGGACCTAGAGGTTTAATGCCTAATCCTAAAGCTGGGACAGTGACGAATGACATTGCTAATGCAATAAAAGAATTCAAAGCTGGTAAGCTCGAATTTAGAGCAGATAAGGCTGGAATCGTTCATGTCCGCTTTGGAAAAGCAAGTTTCACAAAAGAGGCTCTATTTGACAACTTAAAAACCTTACAAGAATCAATTGATAAAAATAAACCAAGTGGAGCTAAAGGAAAGTATTGGAAAACTTTTTATGTAACTTCAACAATGGGGCCTTCAGTTCAATTAGACATAAATGCTGTACAAGATTACCAACCTGAAGGTTAACGCTTTGTAGTATAATTTAAATTGCAATAATACGGCCAAAGAAAGTAGGTAGATTTAGTTATTCTAAATTTTTAATTCCTACCGAGGACTCGTCTTAAATTATTTCTTTTTGGATCTAATAAAAGCGGCCTCTTTAAAAGAACTTTGCCGCATTTCCTGCTCTCCCTAAATTACGATCCAAAAAACATCAATGGGCCGAACACTAGAGAATAAGCAAAAAATCGTTACTGAGATTAAATCTCTTTTAGACGACTCGGAAATGGCTGTAGTTCTTGACTATAAAGGTTTAACTATCAAAGAGATGTCAGATTTGCGATCTAGATTGCAAACAACTAACGGCATCTGCAAAGTTACTAAAAATTCATTAATGCGCAAAGCTATTGATGGAGATAGTAATTGGAACGATCTTGAATCTTTATTGACCGGAACAAATGCTTTTGTGTTAATTAAAGAAGATGTTGGTGGTGCTGTAAAAGCAATCCAATCTTTTCAAAAAGACACCAAAAAATCCGAGACCAAAGGAGCTTTATTTGAAGGCAGACTTCTTAGCGATTCTGAAATAAAAGAAATTGCAAGTCTTCCATCTAAAGAAGTATTGATGGCAAAAATTGCTGGTGCTCTAAGTGGCGTAGCAACAAAAATTGCGATCTCTATCAATGAAGTGCCTTCTGGACTTGCTAGATCACTTAAACAACATTCTGAAAAATCAGAATCTTAAATCAAAACCCTAATTAACTTTTAAGAAAATGTCCGCAAAAACTGAAGAAATTCTTGAATCATTAAAATCTTTATCACTTTTAGAAGCATCTGAGCTTGTAAAGCAAATTGAAGAGGCTTTTGGTGTATCTGCTGCAGCTTCTGCAGGTGTAGTAATGGCAGCTCCTGGAGCAGCTGGTGGTGACGCTGATGGTGGCGCTGCTGAAGAAAAAACTGAATTTGATGTAGTTCTCGAAAGCTTTGATGCAGCTGCAAAAATCAAAGTTCTTAAGGTTGTAAGAAATGCAACTGGTCTAGGTCTTGGCGATGCAAAAGCACTTGTTGAATCTGCACCAAAAACAGTAAAAGAAGGAATAGCCAAAGCAGATGCTGAATCTTTAAAGAAAGAGATTGAAGAAGCTGGCGGTAAAGTTACACTTAAGTAAGAGTACATTTTTTCAAGCCGATAAACTTAATATCGGCTTCAAAAATTATGAATAGTGATAGTATTGCGATTGAAGCCGCAACTGATGGTGCCTGCAGTGGTAATCCAGGCCCAGGTGGTTGGGGTGGTTTAATAATTTTTGACGATAACAGCGAATTAGAAATAGGTGGTTCCGAGCAAAATACTACTAATAATAGAATGGAACTCACTGCGGCTATAAAAACTCTTGAGAAATTAAAAACCTACAAATTAAAAGAGAACTTTAAACTAAGAACTGATAGTAAATATGTCATAGAAGGTTATACAAAATGGATTATTAATTGGAAGAAAAATGGATGGAAAACAAGTTCAGGAAAACCAGTTCAAAATCTTGATCTATGGCAAAAAATTGATCAATTAAGAATTAATGGCCTAATAATGGAATATGTTAAAGGTCATAGCGGGGATAAACAAAATGATAGGGTTGATAAAATTGCAACTAATTACAGCAAAGGTATATCTATAGAAAGTAACTTAAAAAAAGTAGAATCCTCAGTTGATTTTTTTGAAAAAAATGCACCTGCAGAAATTCAGGAATTATTTTCCCGCAATGAATTAATTCAAAAATTTGCAGAAAAAAAGTACCTGTTAAGTTCACCTGAACTAGACATCTTATTAGGTGATGTAAACCACTTAAAGATAAAACAATATTCACTTTTTGAATGGCGTAATTGGAGATTGATTCCTAAAGATAAAAAATATTGGATAATAGAAAAAAAAGAAGCCTAATTTTTTATGAATGAACATAAGGGGGGATTTAAAAATCTTTATAAAAACTTGATTACCCCTGTATTAAAAAGAGACTCTGGAATTGATGCAGAATACTTAACAAATTTATCTCTTAGTCTCCTATCATTCAGTTCAAGAAAATATAATTGGCCTATAGTATCTTCTATCTTAAAAAATCTAAATGAAGAATTTTCTGTAGTTGATAAAAGGTTAACTCAGAACATATGTGGAATAAATTTTTGTAATCCAATTGGTTTAGCTGCGGGTTTTGACAAAAATGGAAATGCTGCAAATATATGGAAAGATTTTGGTTTTGGATTTGCTGAGCTTGGTACAGTCACTAAATTTGCTCAGTATGGAAATCCCAAACCAAGGTTATTCAGATTGGCAGCAGAAGAAGCAGCATTAAATAGAATGGGTTTCAATAATAATGGTGCTGAAAATCTAGTTAAAAACTTTGTCGAACAAGGTATTGAGTTTAAAAAAAACAGGGAGAATATTTGTTTAGGGATAAATTTCGGGAAGTCAAAAATTACAGGTTTATCTCAAGCAAAAGATGATTATTTAACTTCTCTAAAATTATTAATTCCATATTGTGATTACGCAGCGATAAACGTCAGTTCTCCAAATACTGAAGGGCTAAGAAAATTACAAGATCCAATTCTTCTAAAAGAACTTCTCAGAGAAATTAAAAACTTACCTAATTGTCCACCATTATTTGTAAAAATTGCTCCAGATTTATGCCTTGAAGATATTGAAGATATTTGCCAATTAATAATCGAGGAAAACATCGATGGAATAATTGCTACAAACACCAGCATTGATAGATTAGGTCTTGAAAATAGAAAGATCAGGCAAACTGGAT
Coding sequences within it:
- a CDS encoding P-II family nitrogen regulator; translated protein: MKRLDLIFSERELDAIIKTLEKANVPGYTVMKHATGRGPERVVTEDMEFTGLGANAHVIVFCEQELIDKMRDNIRDDLSYYGGVAYISEATPL
- a CDS encoding NAD(P)/FAD-dependent oxidoreductase; amino-acid sequence: MEIIESDVVIIGGGPAGCTCALYTSRSNLKTVILDKNPSVGALAITHQIANYPGVPVDISGEKLLTLMREQAVQYGTDYRRAQVFGIDASGEWKMVYTPEGTFKAKALVLASGAMGRPASFKGEADFLGKGVSYCATCDGAFYKNREVAVVGVNKEAIEEATVLTKFASTVHWITSSDPKSDNEEAMELMDNSNIKHWSRTRLLEILGDDMGVNGVVVKNKQEENPINLNLDGVFVYMSGSKPITDFLGDQIALKEDGGVIVDDFMSTNSDGVWAIGDIRNTPFKQAVVAASDGCIAAMSIDRYLNSRKNIRVDWIHS
- a CDS encoding ABC1 kinase family protein, which gives rise to MSYHIFHYRLKKLKRAFLIWITLISLLTILWIDNIRFTIFQTKSNEKSRVQIQRARWFTNQLIKLGSAFIKIGQLLSARPDLIPNTWIQELSKLQDQVPNFSFAQVEETIRDELGSKFNEIDQIICDPVGSASLAQVHRATLKNGKKVVFKVQRPNLKELFIIDLGIMQQIAGLLQKNKNWSRGRNWVEIARECRKVLMKELDFNCEAQYAARFRQQFLDDENVEVPEVIWDMSSEKVLCLSYLEGTKISDLEKLQSKEIDLPKIAEVGAISYLKQLVNYGFFHADPHPGNLAVSNEGKLIFYDFGMMGNISNNLQTRLGGMVKAAALRDASSLVSQLQQAGLISKDIDVGPVRRLVRLMLKEALTPPFSPNIIEKLSGDLYELVYETPFQLPVDLIFVMRALSTFEGVGRMLDPGFNLVSVTKPYLIELMTSNNQTPNDLINQFGRQVGELGSKAVGIPKRIDESLERLEQGDLQLQIRMGESDRQFKKMFTAQKTLGHSILIGSLSIASALLVTNKQNNFALLPIIFALPISIDWIKCQLSMRKGSRLEKLKR
- the eno gene encoding phosphopyruvate hydratase yields the protein MKETIDFLIDTVEARQVLDSRGNPTVEAEVFLECGATGRAIVPSGASTGAHEAHELRDGGSKYMGKGVLNAVNKIHETISPALCGLSSLDQTAVDKLMIEIDGTPNKSNLGANSILAVSLATARASANALDIPLYRYLGDPLSNLLPVPLMNVINGGAHAPNSLDFQEFMLVPHGVNNFSESLRMGTEIFHSLKSLLDQKGLSTAVGDEGGFAPNLSSSEEAGDLLLEAIQKAGFKPGEQVSLALDAASTEFYSDGTYKYEGKSLNSSEMISYLSKLVSNYPIVSIEDGLAEDDWEGWSELNKELGNKVQLVGDDLFVTNTERLRKGIMEKSANSILIKVNQIGTLTETLEAIELAKMSGFTSVISHRSGETEDTTIADLSVATRSGQIKTGSLSRSERIAKYNRLLKIEEELGNQARFAGALGLGPKNI
- a CDS encoding ATP-dependent Clp protease ATP-binding subunit gives rise to the protein MRETLTSSPELFSDISWNLLLLGEETAKKWDHSEFNIEHIIHTLFSSSEFFAFIEKLSIDQDTVLDITEDFLEETPTNESDIFTIGEDLEILLDNANQIKTQWGSRLIEIPHLLIALGRDLRIGNYVFEEGNLSMEQLEEELKFYPNINQSKNSFNYGNVIEINNQSNFESKNETNETFVKEEKFKKAIVPLPKSELKIEPKKQVGKDENALSIYGKDLTESAKKGLLDPVLGRENEINNLMRVLCRRNKNNPILIGNPGVGKTSIAKLLAQLIVEKKVPDTLKDLKIISLDLGALVSGTKFRGQLEERLSLIMQELNNPNQGMILFIDEIHSILSSDRSSTDISNILKPLLAEGELRCIGTTTPEKFRETIEKDQALNNCFQKIAVNEPSVELSAKILQGIKKKYESHHGIKISEEAVNYSAKLADRYISDKCLPDSAIDLIDEAAAQLKIESNNMPQIILQQENKLNTIDEKLNNLQGENIEAQEKLFNNRQQSEAKLNVLLENWNNLREEMEELSILMKEEDKLTKQINDKSNREIENDLEYLEKLEEELSEVENDIQKLEENFNKIKKNRNFPFKYQVEPDDIADVISKITGIPISKVVSNERKKLVNLETELSEKVIGQEKAIEAVSAAIRRARVGMKSPKRPIGSFLFMGPTGVGKTELAKSLARVLFDEEDALLRLDMSEYMEKNAVARLLGAPPGYVGYEEGGQLTEAVRRKPYSVILLDEIEKAHAEVFNILLQVLDEGRLTDSQGRTVDFKNTVIIMTSNLAGKSILEYSQKISKSEGKLEKDQQTLDDSISNALSSIFRPEFLNRIDEVVKFEPLSIDELQKIIILQTEDLKNLLLEQKINIAIDKKVINKIANDSYEPEYGARPLSRELRRQIENPLAAKLLEDNFKNKKNITIKLNPAKKDEIVFKPS
- the secE gene encoding preprotein translocase subunit SecE, giving the protein MTSPTTNKEPLKQDSPEVEEPKKKNNFFRSTYDELKLVVWPNKQQLFSESVAVIIMVSFSAAAIASVSRFYGWAASQIFG
- the nusG gene encoding transcription termination/antitermination protein NusG gives rise to the protein MSNELTTNLASSKANTSIARWYAVQVASSCEKKVKATLEQRSVTLGVNNRIIEIEIPQTPGIKLKKDGSRQTTEEKVFPGYVLVRMILDEDTMMAVKSTPNVINFVGAEDGRGSGRSRGHIKPRPLSRQEVNRIFKRASEKKAVIKLDIEEKDRIIVTSGPFKDFQGEVIEVSGERNKLKALLSIFGRETPVELEFSQINKQN
- the rplK gene encoding 50S ribosomal protein L11 — its product is MAKKIVAVIKLALQAGKANPAPPVGPALGQHGVNIMAFCKEYNARTQDKAGFVIPVEISVFEDRSFTFITKTPPASVLITKAAGIEKGSGESAKGSVGNISKAQLEEIAKTKLPDLNCSSVESAMKVIEGTARNMGVSITD